In the genome of Abyssalbus ytuae, the window TCCTTTTGCGAATGTTTATATTTTAGAAAATAATAAAGGCACTGTATCTGATGAAAGTGGATATTTTTTAATTGAAAATCTTTCAACTGGTAATTACACGCTAATTGTATCTTCGATTGGATATAAAACCTTCACCAAGAAATTCATATTAAACAATACTGAAGCAAAACTTATAAACATCAGCCTGATCCCTGTAGCAGAAAACCTGGATGAAGTGGTTGTAACGGGAACTCTTAAGCCGGTTTCAAGAATGGAAAGTCCTGTTCCGGTTGAAGTTTATAAACCTACATTTTTCAAAAAAAACCCTACTCCCAATATTTTTGAAGCATTGCAAAATGTCAATGGAGTAAGGCCACAAATAAACTGTAATGTTTGTAATACCGGTGATATACACATAAACGGATTAGAAGGCCCTTACACTTTAGTGTTAATTGACGGTATGCCTATAGTGAGTGGTTTATCAACAGTATACGGCCTCTCCGGAATCCCCAATTCGCTGGTAAATCAGATTGAAATTGTAAAAGGCCCCACCTCATCCTTATATGGCAGTGAAGCCGTGGGCGGACTTATAAATATAATTACCAAACATCCTGACAATGCCCCTGCGTTTTTTGCCGATGCTTACGGCACCACGTGGGAAGAATATAATTTAGACCTGGGTTTTAAAGCTTCACTTGGGAAAAAAATCTCTTTCCTGGCAGGGGTAAATTATTATAATTATAACAATCCGGTTGATAACAATAATGACAACTTTACAGATGTTACCTTACAGGAGAGGATTTCAATTTTTCAAAAAACAAACTTTAACCGCAAAAAAAACAGAATACTTTCGGTAGCCTCCCGGTTTTTTTATGAAGACCGGTGGGGAGGTGAAATGCAATGGAACAAAAATTACAGGGGAGGAGATGAAATATACGGTGAAAGTATTTATACCAAACGTTGGGAATTATTAGGTCAATATCAGCTTCCGGTAAGCGAAAAAATGTTATTCAGTTTTTCATATACCGATCACGATCAGAATTCAGTATACGGTGATGTTCCCTATTTAGCACGACAACGTATCGGGTTCGGGCAATTAACCTGGGATAAACCTGTTAATACCCACGATTTGCTGTTTGGAGTTGCTGCCCGCTACCAGTTTTATAATGATAATACACCTGCCACCACCACTAGCGATGAAGTAGTAATACCAGGTGTATTTGCCCAGGATGAAATTTCACTTTCAGATAAACATAAACTTTTACTCGGCGCCCGGTATGACTACGATAAACGACACGGAAATATTTTTACCCCACGCATAGCTTACAAATGGAGTATTACTGAAAATGATATATTAAGACTAAACGCAGGTACAGGTTTTAGAGTAGTAAACTTATTTACTGAAGAGCATGCGGCATTAACCGGCTCACGCGAAGTTGTTATTGAAGAGGAATTAGAGCCGGAACGCTCATATAACATCAACCTTAACTACTTAAAAAAAATATACACCGATAACGGAACTTTTATAGGGCTGGATGCTTCGGCATGGTACACCTATTTTACCAATTCCATTTTACCCGATTACGACACAAATCCAAACCAGATTATTTATGATAATTTACATGGCCATGCTACTACCACAGGAATTAGCGCTAACCTGGATATAGTGTTTCCTAACGGTTTAAAATTGCTTACAGGCGCATCTTTTATGGACGTTTCAAATACCGAAAACGGAATAAAGATCAGGCAGATATTAACCGAGCGATTTTCAGCAACATGGGCGGTTACTTACACTCTTGAACAAACAGGCCTGGAACTGGATTATACGGGCAATCTTTACGGCCCCATGCGACTTCCTCTTCTCGGGCAACTCAATCCCAGAAAAGAATACTCCCCTACGTGGAGCATCCAAAACATTCAACTTACATATAAAAAACCAAAAAATATTGAATTGTACGGAGGTATAAAAAACCTGCTGAACTGGACTCCCAACAAGGGAAACCCGTTTATTATTGCCAGGGCTCACGACCCTTTTGACAAAAATGTTGAATATGACACTGACGGAAACGTAATAGCTACAGAAAACAACCCTTATGCACTTACTTTTGACCCTTCCTATGTTTTTGCTCCTAATCAGGGTATACGAGGATTTATTGGTATACGTTATACTTTAAAATAAGTTATGGTATTTTATTAGTTTAACCGAATTTTATATTTTTAAACTCAAACTTTTTATCTATGAAGCCTCTATTTTTAATAAGCCTGCTTTTTTCTGTATTCGCCTTTTCTCAAAATATTAATGAAACAGGGAAATTAAGGGCTAACGAAACAAAAGAATATCACCTCGCTGCCAACCAGGGAGATGATATTGATATTACCCTGGACAAAATTGAAGGAGGTAAACTCAATATATCTTTACATCACTACGAAGGGGAACGCATTTTTATTGACAAAAAAATAAAAAATTTCTGGACTAAAATTATAGCAGGGCCCAAAGGAGTATATGTGATAAAAGTAGAAAACCCTAATAAAAAAGAAGCTGAATTTACTTTAAAAGTAAAAACGGATTCTCACGGGGGTAGTTCTGCTAAATTAGTTTACAAAACCTTCAGCGATACTACTTATAAAGAACCGGTGAAGAGAAAAAATAAAATTGAAGTATTGGAGACCAAAACTTTACAAAATGAAAAGTTTTATTTAAACAGCAGATCCAATGCCTATGTGAAAGGTGGCAAAAACAGGGTTTTCTTTCCCATATACCTGCCTGAAAACACCGTAGAATGGTATTATGTTTTTAGTGCTAGCCGGAATGAGGACGATATAAAAAACACCATAACTTCCTTCAGTTTGGCTTCCGAACTAACTGGAATTATAAACAATAAACAGTCCTTGGCCGGTTCCGTTTCCAATTTAAGTACACCACCCGGCGCAGATATTTGTGACATATACGTGCTGGATGAAGCTAACCTGAAACTGTTTTCCGAAAAAGAAGATTTTGATTATAAAATTGATGCTTCCCGGCAAAATTACAAATCAGGTTTAATACAGGTTAAAGAAGACTATGGAAGCAAAGTCTACCTGGGAATCAACAATCCTGATAATTTATACGGCATTCATGTGGGAATAGAAGTAGTAGCCATTGTTAAAACTAAAAAAGAAATTGAAGAAGATTACCGCGAACCTGTAGTAACCACCCGCCGTATTCCTGTTGCCGAATAATATTTTAATATTTTTCCGTATTTTATTTTTCCTTTGTTGAATGATTCATGCAGATTATATAATAACCGGCGGAGGTGCATCCGGATTACTTTTAGCCCACAGGTTTGCTTCTGATCCTTTTTTTGCAGAAAAATCCATTCTTATCATAGAAAAAGAGGAGAAAAACAGTAATGACCGCACCTGGTGTTTTTGGGAAGCACCCAATGGAGAATTTGATTTTTTAGTTCACAAAAAATGGGATGAGGGCATTTTTTCTTCTGAAAATTTTAAAAAAGCCTTTTCATTTTTACCCTACCAGTACAAAATGATCAGAAGTGCCCATTTTTACAGTTACATACACCAGGAGCTAAAAACCAAAAACAACATAACATTACTAAAAGAATCGGTTATTGATATCCGAAATCAGCAACAAAAAGTCATAGTAAAAACCAATAACAATACTTACAGTTGCCATAAATGTTTTAATAGCATCCTCAATACAGAGCCTGTTTTAAATCAAAAAAAATACCCTGTAATTCAACAGCACTTTTCAGGTTGGTTTATAAAAACTGATAAAGAGTGTTTTGATGAAGATAAAATGACTTTTATGGATTTTAATATCCCGCAAAAAGGCAATACGCGTTTTATGTACGTTCTGCCCTTTAATAAAACAGAAGCTTTAGTTGAATATACATTGTTTTCAGAACATTTGCTGCCTGAGAAAACCTATGAAGAGGCTATAAAAAAATACCTGGAAAGAGAGGGGATCAAAAATTATCTTATAACTGAAAAAGAAAAGGGAAGTATCCCGATGACTTCATATGAATTTTGGAAAAACAACTCAAAGAATATTATAAACATAGGTACTGCGGGAGGTTGGGCTAAAGCCAGTACAGGCTACACATTTTCAAATACTTTGCATAAAACCAGTCAACTTACAGAGTTTTTAAAAACAGAAAACGATTTGTCCAAATTCAGCAGAAAAAACAGGTACTGGTATTATGATTTATTGCTTTTGGATATCTTGCACAAAACAAATGCGGCAGGCAGTACTATATTTTCTTCACTATTTAAAAAAAATGATCCTGCGGAAATTTTAAAGTTTCTCGATGAGAAAACTTCACTCTATAACGATTTTAAAATTATGCTTAAAGCTCCTGTAAAACCATTTTTAAACGCCCTACTAAAAAGATTGTTTTAAAAGCTAAACTGTTCTTCC includes:
- a CDS encoding TonB-dependent receptor, which gives rise to MKVVKIFLIALFTLISGYLNAQSSVYGNIKDTEDVIPFANVYILENNKGTVSDESGYFLIENLSTGNYTLIVSSIGYKTFTKKFILNNTEAKLINISLIPVAENLDEVVVTGTLKPVSRMESPVPVEVYKPTFFKKNPTPNIFEALQNVNGVRPQINCNVCNTGDIHINGLEGPYTLVLIDGMPIVSGLSTVYGLSGIPNSLVNQIEIVKGPTSSLYGSEAVGGLINIITKHPDNAPAFFADAYGTTWEEYNLDLGFKASLGKKISFLAGVNYYNYNNPVDNNNDNFTDVTLQERISIFQKTNFNRKKNRILSVASRFFYEDRWGGEMQWNKNYRGGDEIYGESIYTKRWELLGQYQLPVSEKMLFSFSYTDHDQNSVYGDVPYLARQRIGFGQLTWDKPVNTHDLLFGVAARYQFYNDNTPATTTSDEVVIPGVFAQDEISLSDKHKLLLGARYDYDKRHGNIFTPRIAYKWSITENDILRLNAGTGFRVVNLFTEEHAALTGSREVVIEEELEPERSYNINLNYLKKIYTDNGTFIGLDASAWYTYFTNSILPDYDTNPNQIIYDNLHGHATTTGISANLDIVFPNGLKLLTGASFMDVSNTENGIKIRQILTERFSATWAVTYTLEQTGLELDYTGNLYGPMRLPLLGQLNPRKEYSPTWSIQNIQLTYKKPKNIELYGGIKNLLNWTPNKGNPFIIARAHDPFDKNVEYDTDGNVIATENNPYALTFDPSYVFAPNQGIRGFIGIRYTLK
- a CDS encoding lycopene cyclase family protein, with translation MIHADYIITGGGASGLLLAHRFASDPFFAEKSILIIEKEEKNSNDRTWCFWEAPNGEFDFLVHKKWDEGIFSSENFKKAFSFLPYQYKMIRSAHFYSYIHQELKTKNNITLLKESVIDIRNQQQKVIVKTNNNTYSCHKCFNSILNTEPVLNQKKYPVIQQHFSGWFIKTDKECFDEDKMTFMDFNIPQKGNTRFMYVLPFNKTEALVEYTLFSEHLLPEKTYEEAIKKYLEREGIKNYLITEKEKGSIPMTSYEFWKNNSKNIINIGTAGGWAKASTGYTFSNTLHKTSQLTEFLKTENDLSKFSRKNRYWYYDLLLLDILHKTNAAGSTIFSSLFKKNDPAEILKFLDEKTSLYNDFKIMLKAPVKPFLNALLKRLF